The DNA region AGGCTGGGGGAAGCCCTCGCCGCTAAGGTGAAAAACAGCTTAGATGTCATAGTTGGAGTTCCGGACACGGGGCTTTACTACGCCGCATGGGTCGCCGAGAAGCTGGGCGTGCGGCACGTTCCCGGCTTCGTCTCAACCGTGCGCAAGAGAAGTGCTCTTCTCGACGACGTGAGAGACCGGGTCTCGGCAATTCAGCTCAAGGCCAATGTGGTGAAGCACGCCGCTAGGGGAATGAGAGTTCTCGTAATAGACGACAGCCTAATCAGCGGCCTTACCCTGCGCCACATTGCCCAACTCCTCCGCCTGAGGGCCGGCGCCAAGGAGGTGCACGCCGCAGTGGCCGCGCCTCCGCTGAGATCGCAGTGCCCCTACGGCGTCAAGATGCCGCCTGATAGCCACATGGTATTCAACCACCTCGAACAAGACACGGTCACAAAAGCGCTGGAGCTAGACGGCTTGTACTATTTAACGCTGGAAGAGTTCCAAAGAGCCATTGGTGTTAGGGTCTGTACGCTTTGTTTTAAGAGGCGCTAGGAAACTCTCACCCCGTCTACCGCGATAGAGCCCTCCGGCTTAACTCTGCCTATTACTCTTGCAGAGTAACCTAGGTCTTCGAGCCTTCTGACTAAATCGGCAGGTTTGTCCGTAACTAGGGCGATCCCAATGCCCATGTTGAAAACTCGGTACGCCTCATCTTTTGGCACGCCCTTTTTCAGGACGGCCCTTGCCCAACACGGCAGTTGTCCCAGTTCCAACTCAGCGCCTAAGTTCCCCAGGGCCCTCTTCAACTTAGTGAAGCCGCCGCCTGTTATGTGAGCCGCCGCCTTGATCAGCCCCTCTTGAAATAGCGGGAGTATCTTGTGATACATGACCACTGGCTGTAATAAAGACTCGGCTACGGGGACGCCGCATATCTCTTCATCAAGCCTAAACAGACGGCGTAGTAGAGAGTACCCATTTGCGTGGGGGCCGCTCGACTCGACGCCCACGACGTAGTCGCCAATAGAAGGCGGCCTAGGAATTGCCTCCCGGACTGCGAGGACTGTGCACACGACGTCAATCCCATTCACGACGTCTGGCATTATCGCCGTCTCGCCGCCTAGTATCACCACATCTGCTTCGGCTGAGGCCCTTTCAAGCCCCTTAAGGACCCTCGCCGCCGCGTCTTCTAGGCCGGGGGACACAGCGATGTAGTCCACAACAGCAACTGCCTTAAACCCGTCGCATACAACGTCGTTGATGTTGACGGCGAGGCAGTCCCAGCCCGCCACCTCTATCTTACCTGCCTGGAGTAGCCACACAGTCTTGGTGCCCACGCCGTCTACATGGAGCGCCAAGTCGTGGCTACCTATCTCTATCCACCTGACATAGGCCCCCTCGCCTCCTGACAAAAGTCGCCGTGCAACAGCGTGTATTGTTTTTTGTTTATCTAGGTCAACCCCTGCGTCTTTATACCTCATGGCCCCACTATTCTAGAGCTCACGACTAATCTGGCTACTTGATACGACGTCCTTATGAGGTTTTTCAACACTCTGGCCCTCGTGGCCAGACCGACGCCGCCTATATTGGGCGTTAGGTACGATGCCTTCTCCGCCACGGACTTCTCGTCCACATCAAAGTGCCACTTGCCAGAGATGGGGTCTACCTTCCCCCCGACGCCAACCACTACAACGCCCTCCTTTATCATCTCGCCGGTGAGGCGCCACGGGTTGTCCCTGTATATCTCAGGCGGCCTCCCGACAGCGGAGATCACAATATCGGCCCTCTTGACGTATGGCTCCCTCTCTTTAGACAACGCGTGGAGTACAGTCACCGTGGCGTCTAGTTGCATAAGCATCACCGAGAGGGGCTTACCCACAAGCTCCCCCTTGCCGACGACAACGACGTCTTTCCCCCTAATCTCTATGCCATACATGCGGAACAGCTCCAGAATCCCCGCAGGCGTGCAGGGAAGGACGTCGTTGTCCAAGTCGAAGCGGTCTAGGAGCCTCTTCTTGTTGTCAGGCGTCAACGCGTCAACGTCCTTCTCCGGCGAAAGCGCCGCGAAGAGGGCCCTCTCGTCTACAAAGGGCGGTACTGGCTTCTGGATTATCACGCCAGTTACATCGTCTCTTTTGTTCAAGCTCTCTATGAGCCTAAGCGCCTCCTTCGTCCTCCTCTCTGGAGGCACGTCGTGGAGCTCGTAGATCTCCGCCTCGCCCCCCACCTCCCTAACGTCCCTCGCCTTGAGCGAGGCGAAGCGCCTCTGCGTCGCCAGCTCTACGGGGTCGTCGTTGAGGAGGATAATGGCCAGCTTAGGAGTTATCCCAACCTCCTCAAGCCTTTTAACGTGTTCGCGGGCCCACTCCTTGGCCTGTCTGTGAAGCCCCTCGCCTCTTATCCACGTAACCATGGCGGCAGGATTAAGTGGAGTGGCTTGGTGGCCCACTCCTTGAGCTGATACTCGACGTATATCCTCTGCCTTTCCTCCCAGGCCCTCCTCCACGCCTCGTCTACCGTGAGTAAGGCCCTTTTCACGACGATTTCCACCTCCTCCACCTTAATCTTTCCGCCCTCCTCCACCACCCTTGGTGCCTTCACCCGCTCTTCTCTCAGCTCAAGCAAGCCGTCGGCGACGGCTTGGAGGACTCTGGAGTAGAGCCGGTGCTCAAATATGAGAACCCGATCTGCGATTATTTGCACCTTCTCCTCAGTGCTGAGCGGCAGAGTGTAAACGTCGGCTATGTAGACAGGCCATTGATCCACAATGGGGCCGCCGTCTACCGACTCGTCCACTACGTGTACAGTGGGCCCCGTAACCTTTACCCCGGCGCGATAGATCTCCATGTGGACTCTCATCCCGTACATCCCCTTCCCCCCGGCGAAGGGGAGGAGGGAGGGGTGGATGTTGAGGACTAGGTTGAAGCTCTCTATGAACTCCTTGCTTAAGACGTAGTCGTAGCCCGCCAACGCCAC from Pyrobaculum arsenaticum DSM 13514 includes:
- the purN gene encoding phosphoribosylglycinamide formyltransferase; the encoded protein is MKLGVLASWRGTNFKAILDHIRLDVLKGVEPAVLIYSDEKAPVREIAEKYGVEAVFVKHRGVPRGEREREMIEVLEGRGVDVVALAGYDYVLSKEFIESFNLVLNIHPSLLPFAGGKGMYGMRVHMEIYRAGVKVTGPTVHVVDESVDGGPIVDQWPVYIADVYTLPLSTEEKVQIIADRVLIFEHRLYSRVLQAVADGLLELREERVKAPRVVEEGGKIKVEEVEIVVKRALLTVDEAWRRAWEERQRIYVEYQLKEWATKPLHLILPPWLRG
- a CDS encoding bifunctional 5,10-methylenetetrahydrofolate dehydrogenase/5,10-methenyltetrahydrofolate cyclohydrolase, translated to MVTWIRGEGLHRQAKEWAREHVKRLEEVGITPKLAIILLNDDPVELATQRRFASLKARDVREVGGEAEIYELHDVPPERRTKEALRLIESLNKRDDVTGVIIQKPVPPFVDERALFAALSPEKDVDALTPDNKKRLLDRFDLDNDVLPCTPAGILELFRMYGIEIRGKDVVVVGKGELVGKPLSVMLMQLDATVTVLHALSKEREPYVKRADIVISAVGRPPEIYRDNPWRLTGEMIKEGVVVVGVGGKVDPISGKWHFDVDEKSVAEKASYLTPNIGGVGLATRARVLKNLIRTSYQVARLVVSSRIVGP
- a CDS encoding phosphoribosylformylglycinamidine cyclo-ligase, which translates into the protein MRYKDAGVDLDKQKTIHAVARRLLSGGEGAYVRWIEIGSHDLALHVDGVGTKTVWLLQAGKIEVAGWDCLAVNINDVVCDGFKAVAVVDYIAVSPGLEDAAARVLKGLERASAEADVVILGGETAIMPDVVNGIDVVCTVLAVREAIPRPPSIGDYVVGVESSGPHANGYSLLRRLFRLDEEICGVPVAESLLQPVVMYHKILPLFQEGLIKAAAHITGGGFTKLKRALGNLGAELELGQLPCWARAVLKKGVPKDEAYRVFNMGIGIALVTDKPADLVRRLEDLGYSARVIGRVKPEGSIAVDGVRVS